In Pseudomonas sp. R76, one genomic interval encodes:
- a CDS encoding beta-ketoacyl-ACP synthase yields MKRVVVTGMAGMTSLGCDWDTIAANFRANRSGIRRMDEWDRFTELNTRLAGPIDDFVVPAHWTRKQLRSMGRVSRLAVWAAEQALQDAGLLGDESIKDGRMGVACGSSTGSTDEIKAFGNMLLNSVAEGLNANSYVRMMPHTTAANISIFFGLTGRLIPTSSACTSGSQGIGYAYEAIKFGRLPLMLAGGAEELCPTEAMVFDALYATSLKNDAPQTSPRPYDSGRDGLVIGEGGGMLVLEELEHALARGAHIHAELVGFGSNADGQHTTRPEQKTMRRAMELALEDAGLEPSAIGYVNGHGTATDQGDIAETLATSSLFGSRMPISSQKSFLGHTLGACGALESWFSIEMMNRDQYVHTFNLDSVDPQCGELDYLQGGFREMHNDYVMNNNFAFGGVNTSLIFRRWS; encoded by the coding sequence ATGAAACGCGTCGTCGTCACCGGCATGGCCGGCATGACCTCCCTAGGCTGCGACTGGGACACCATCGCCGCCAACTTTCGCGCCAACCGCAGCGGCATTCGGCGCATGGACGAGTGGGACCGTTTCACTGAACTGAACACGCGCCTGGCGGGGCCGATCGATGACTTCGTCGTGCCTGCGCACTGGACGCGCAAGCAACTGCGCAGCATGGGCCGCGTCTCGCGCCTGGCTGTCTGGGCAGCGGAGCAGGCGTTGCAGGACGCTGGCTTGCTCGGCGACGAGTCGATCAAGGATGGGCGCATGGGCGTGGCCTGTGGCTCGTCCACCGGCAGCACCGATGAGATCAAGGCGTTCGGCAATATGCTGCTGAACTCGGTGGCCGAGGGGCTGAACGCCAACTCCTATGTGCGCATGATGCCGCACACCACGGCGGCGAATATCAGCATTTTCTTTGGCCTCACCGGGCGCCTGATCCCCACGTCCAGCGCCTGTACCAGCGGCAGCCAGGGCATCGGCTATGCCTACGAGGCGATCAAGTTCGGCCGCCTGCCGTTGATGCTCGCCGGTGGTGCCGAAGAGCTGTGCCCCACTGAAGCCATGGTGTTCGACGCGCTCTACGCCACCAGCCTGAAAAACGACGCGCCACAGACCAGCCCGCGCCCCTATGACAGCGGCCGTGATGGCCTGGTGATCGGCGAAGGCGGCGGCATGCTGGTGCTGGAAGAACTCGAACACGCGCTGGCACGCGGTGCGCACATCCACGCCGAGCTGGTGGGTTTCGGCAGCAACGCCGACGGCCAGCACACCACGCGCCCGGAGCAGAAAACCATGCGCCGCGCGATGGAGCTGGCCCTCGAAGATGCCGGGCTTGAGCCTTCGGCCATCGGCTACGTGAACGGCCATGGCACCGCCACCGATCAAGGCGATATCGCCGAAACACTGGCCACCAGCAGCCTGTTCGGCAGCCGCATGCCGATCAGCTCGCAGAAGAGTTTCCTCGGCCACACCTTGGGCGCGTGCGGCGCGCTGGAATCGTGGTTCAGCATCGAAATGATGAACCGCGACCAGTATGTGCACACCTTCAACCTCGATTCGGTCGACCCGCAATGCGGCGAGCTGGATTACCTGCAAGGTGGGTTTCGCGAGATGCACAACGACTACGTGATGAACAACAATTTTGCGTTTGGCGGCGTCAACACTTCGCTGATTTTCCGCCGCTGGTCCTGA
- the fabG gene encoding 3-oxoacyl-ACP reductase FabG: MTESVLVTGSSRGIGRAIALRLAQAGHDIVLHCRSGRVEADAVQVEIQALGRKARVLQFDVADRATCKQILEADVEQHGAYYGVVLNAGLTRDGAFPALSEDDWDVVMRTNLDGFYNVLHPVMMPMVRRRAAGRIVCITSVSGLIGNRGQVNYSASKAGLIGAAKALAIELGKRKITVNCVAPGLIDTAMLDENVPVEELMKMIPAQRMGTPEEVAGAVNFLMSAEAAYITRQVLAVNGGLC, translated from the coding sequence ATGACTGAATCCGTACTGGTCACCGGCTCCAGCCGTGGCATCGGCCGCGCCATTGCCCTGCGTCTGGCGCAGGCCGGGCACGACATCGTGCTGCATTGCCGCAGTGGCCGCGTTGAAGCGGACGCGGTGCAGGTCGAGATCCAAGCCCTGGGCCGCAAGGCGCGGGTGCTGCAATTCGATGTGGCGGATCGCGCCACGTGCAAGCAAATCCTTGAGGCCGATGTGGAGCAGCATGGCGCCTATTACGGCGTGGTACTCAACGCTGGCCTGACCCGTGACGGCGCGTTCCCGGCCTTGTCCGAAGATGATTGGGACGTGGTGATGCGCACCAATCTGGATGGTTTTTACAACGTGCTGCACCCGGTGATGATGCCGATGGTTCGTCGTCGCGCGGCGGGCCGTATTGTGTGCATCACTTCGGTGTCGGGGTTGATCGGCAACCGTGGCCAAGTGAATTACAGCGCCTCCAAGGCTGGCCTGATCGGCGCGGCCAAGGCGCTGGCCATCGAGTTGGGCAAGCGCAAGATCACCGTCAACTGCGTGGCGCCTGGCTTGATCGACACCGCCATGCTCGATGAAAACGTGCCGGTGGAAGAGCTGATGAAAATGATCCCCGCGCAGCGCATGGGCACCCCGGAAGAAGTCGCCGGGGCGGTGAATTTCCTCATGTCGGCCGAGGCCGCTTACATCACGCGCCAAGTCTTGGCCGTGAACGGGGGCCTGTGCTGA
- a CDS encoding ApeP family dehydratase → MIDWPLAELLPHAGDMILIDQVLSFDEEQVHTRATVKPGGLFNRPDGSLPAWVGIELMAQSVAAYAGCRARQKGEAVELGFLLGTRKFECNVEHFPAGAELRIHGLRSLEDDNGMGVFECHLTGDGIQASARLNVFRPPQAANYLDESKDETP, encoded by the coding sequence ATGATCGATTGGCCACTCGCCGAACTGCTGCCCCACGCGGGCGACATGATCCTGATCGACCAGGTGCTGTCGTTCGATGAAGAGCAGGTGCACACCCGCGCCACCGTCAAGCCCGGTGGCCTGTTCAACCGCCCGGACGGCAGCCTGCCGGCGTGGGTCGGTATTGAACTGATGGCGCAAAGCGTCGCCGCCTATGCCGGTTGCCGCGCGCGTCAAAAAGGCGAAGCGGTGGAACTGGGTTTCCTGTTGGGCACACGTAAGTTTGAGTGCAACGTGGAACATTTCCCGGCCGGTGCCGAGCTGCGCATCCACGGCCTGCGCTCGCTGGAAGACGACAACGGCATGGGTGTGTTCGAATGCCACCTGACCGGCGACGGGATCCAGGCCAGCGCGCGCTTGAACGTATTTCGACCGCCCCAGGCGGCCAACTATTTAGATGAATCGAAGGACGAAACGCCATGA
- a CDS encoding beta-ketoacyl-[acyl-carrier-protein] synthase family protein, translated as MTAYLNALGVICALGRGQDEVSRNLFAGDCCGMRAESGWVPERVLPVGGVHGELASIPVELNQQSSRNNQLLLDAALQIEGQIRQAIHTYGPSRVGIVLGTSTSGIDEASRGIAHYLRDQQFPGDYDYQQQELSAPANFLADWLQLSGPAYVISTACTSSARALMSAQRLLALGVCDAVICGGVDSLCKLTLNGFTSLEAVSSERCNPFSVNRNGINIGEAAVLFLMTKTPAPIALLGSGASCDAHHISAPEPTGKGALQAMRKALASAKLAPEQIGYLNLHGTATQHNDAMESLAVASLFPDGVACSSTKPMSGHTLGAAGALEAAFCWLSLTHGLVPPHVWDGHADPALPVLQWAQAGDTLKKRCLMSNSFAFGGNNVSLIIAEAP; from the coding sequence ATGACCGCCTATCTCAATGCACTGGGCGTGATCTGCGCCCTGGGCCGTGGCCAGGACGAAGTCAGCCGCAACCTGTTTGCCGGCGACTGCTGCGGCATGCGCGCCGAAAGTGGCTGGGTGCCGGAACGCGTGTTGCCGGTGGGCGGTGTGCACGGCGAACTGGCGAGCATTCCAGTTGAACTGAACCAGCAAAGCAGCCGCAACAACCAGTTGCTGCTGGACGCCGCGTTGCAGATTGAAGGCCAGATCCGCCAGGCGATCCACACCTACGGCCCCTCGCGGGTCGGCATTGTGTTGGGCACCAGCACCTCGGGTATCGACGAAGCCAGCCGTGGCATCGCCCATTACCTGCGCGACCAGCAGTTCCCCGGCGACTACGACTATCAGCAACAGGAACTCAGCGCACCGGCCAACTTCCTCGCCGACTGGCTGCAACTGAGCGGCCCGGCCTATGTGATTTCCACCGCTTGCACCTCCAGCGCCCGCGCGTTGATGAGTGCTCAGCGCCTGCTGGCCCTGGGCGTCTGCGATGCGGTGATTTGCGGCGGCGTCGACAGCCTGTGCAAGCTGACGCTGAACGGGTTCACTTCGCTGGAGGCCGTCTCCAGCGAGCGCTGCAACCCGTTTTCGGTGAACCGCAATGGCATCAATATCGGCGAAGCGGCGGTGCTGTTCTTGATGACTAAAACACCGGCGCCGATTGCACTGTTGGGCAGCGGCGCCAGCTGCGACGCACACCATATCTCGGCGCCCGAGCCCACCGGCAAAGGCGCGTTGCAGGCGATGCGCAAGGCCTTGGCCAGCGCAAAACTTGCGCCCGAACAGATCGGCTACCTGAACCTGCACGGCACCGCCACCCAGCACAACGACGCCATGGAAAGCCTGGCCGTCGCCAGCCTGTTTCCCGACGGCGTGGCCTGCTCATCGACCAAACCCATGAGCGGCCACACCCTCGGCGCGGCCGGTGCATTGGAAGCGGCGTTCTGCTGGCTAAGCCTGACCCACGGCTTGGTCCCGCCACATGTGTGGGATGGCCACGCCGACCCGGCCCTGCCTGTGTTGCAGTGGGCGCAGGCCGGCGACACCTTGAAAAAGCGCTGCCTGATGAGCAACTCGTTTGCCTTCGGCGGTAACAACGTCAGCCTGATAATCGCAGAGGCCCCATGA
- a CDS encoding class I SAM-dependent methyltransferase: MSSQYLSNNYVEETRFGFWFLRSHTWQHHVLRVAINDLRSLFTEPLPVAPVLLDAGCGQGKSFQYLQQVFAPQRLIGLDADPHSLELCQAEAARQGLAIELIGSDCATLAVPDESVDILFCHQTFHHLVEQHRALKEFYRVLKPGGYLLFAESTEAYIDTWVIRWLFRHPMHVQKSAEEYLQMLREQGFEFGPQNVSYPYLWWSRSSDFGLLERWGLRNPPPVGQREETLVNCVVRKPLESAAP, encoded by the coding sequence GTGAGCAGTCAGTATTTGAGTAATAACTACGTCGAAGAAACCAGGTTCGGCTTCTGGTTCCTGCGCAGCCACACGTGGCAGCACCACGTGTTGCGCGTGGCGATCAACGACTTGCGCAGCTTGTTCACCGAGCCGTTGCCGGTGGCGCCGGTGTTGCTCGACGCCGGTTGCGGCCAGGGCAAGTCGTTCCAGTATTTGCAGCAGGTGTTTGCGCCGCAGCGCCTGATCGGCCTGGACGCCGACCCCCACAGCCTGGAACTGTGCCAAGCCGAAGCCGCGCGCCAAGGCCTGGCCATCGAGCTGATCGGCAGCGACTGCGCGACCCTGGCGGTGCCGGATGAAAGCGTCGACATCCTGTTCTGCCACCAGACCTTCCATCACCTGGTGGAACAGCATCGCGCCTTGAAAGAGTTCTACCGTGTGCTCAAGCCGGGCGGTTATTTGCTGTTTGCCGAGTCCACCGAAGCCTACATCGACACCTGGGTGATTCGCTGGCTGTTCCGCCACCCGATGCACGTGCAGAAAAGCGCCGAAGAGTATTTGCAGATGCTGCGCGAGCAGGGCTTTGAATTTGGCCCGCAGAACGTCTCATACCCGTATTTGTGGTGGAGCCGTTCCAGCGATTTCGGCCTGCTGGAACGCTGGGGCCTGCGCAACCCGCCACCGGTGGGCCAGCGTGAAGAGACCCTGGTCAACTGCGTGGTGCGTAAACCGTTAGAGAGTGCTGCGCCATGA
- a CDS encoding NAD(P)/FAD-dependent oxidoreductase, producing MPTVEMERRQVVVIGAGPSGAIAAALLKRNGHDVLIIERQHFPRFSIGESLLSHCIDFIEEAGMLDAVQAAGFQVKTGAAFAWGERYSAFDFGDTFSNGKPTTFQVQRGEFDKLLADQAALQGVDIRYGETIVGVDFGGESRYLHVRRENGSEYHLKAKFVLDASGYGRVLPRLLDLEAPSNFPLRQAVFTHVEDHIEHPGFDRTKILVTTHPTQRDIWFWTIPFSNGRCSVGVVAAKEHFDGRDSNLDACLRSFIDETPSLAGVLQNAVWDTPARTIGGYSANVKTLHGPGFALLGNAAEFLDPVFSSGVTIAMRSASMAAGLLHRQLKGETVDWQSEFAVPLKRGVDTFRCYVEGWYAGTFQDVIFHPGSSPEIRRMISSILAGYAWDERNPFVSEPKRRLRMLSEICAGDAA from the coding sequence GTGCCCACAGTTGAAATGGAACGTCGCCAGGTGGTGGTGATCGGTGCCGGCCCGTCCGGTGCCATCGCCGCCGCGCTGTTAAAGCGCAACGGGCATGATGTATTGATTATCGAGCGCCAGCATTTTCCGCGTTTTTCGATTGGTGAGAGCCTGCTGTCGCACTGCATCGATTTTATCGAAGAAGCCGGCATGCTCGACGCCGTGCAGGCGGCGGGTTTCCAGGTAAAAACCGGCGCCGCGTTTGCCTGGGGCGAGCGCTACAGCGCATTTGATTTTGGTGACACGTTCAGCAACGGCAAGCCCACCACCTTCCAGGTGCAGCGCGGCGAATTCGACAAATTACTGGCCGACCAGGCAGCGCTGCAGGGCGTGGACATTCGCTACGGCGAAACCATCGTCGGCGTGGACTTTGGCGGTGAGAGCCGCTACCTGCACGTGCGCCGCGAGAACGGCAGCGAGTACCACCTCAAGGCCAAGTTCGTACTCGACGCCAGCGGCTACGGCCGTGTACTGCCGCGCCTGCTGGACCTGGAAGCGCCGTCGAATTTCCCGCTGCGCCAGGCGGTGTTCACCCACGTTGAAGATCACATCGAACATCCCGGCTTCGACCGCACCAAGATCCTCGTGACCACGCACCCCACCCAACGTGATATCTGGTTCTGGACCATTCCGTTCAGCAACGGCCGTTGCTCGGTGGGCGTGGTGGCGGCCAAAGAGCATTTTGACGGCCGCGACAGCAACCTCGACGCCTGCCTGCGCAGCTTTATCGACGAAACCCCAAGCCTGGCAGGCGTGCTGCAAAACGCCGTGTGGGACACGCCTGCGCGCACCATCGGCGGCTACTCGGCCAACGTCAAAACCCTGCACGGCCCTGGCTTTGCGCTACTGGGCAATGCGGCGGAGTTTCTCGACCCGGTGTTTTCTTCCGGGGTGACGATCGCCATGCGTTCGGCGAGCATGGCGGCCGGGCTGTTGCATCGCCAGCTCAAAGGCGAGACCGTGGACTGGCAAAGCGAGTTTGCCGTGCCGTTGAAGCGCGGTGTCGACACCTTCCGCTGCTACGTCGAAGGCTGGTACGCGGGGACGTTCCAGGATGTGATTTTCCACCCTGGCAGCTCGCCGGAGATTCGCCGGATGATCAGCTCGATCCTGGCCGGTTATGCGTGGGATGAGCGCAACCCGTTTGTCAGTGAGCCCAAGCGGCGGTTACGGATGTTGTCGGAGATTTGTGCAGGGGATGCCGCGTGA
- a CDS encoding MMPL family transporter, translating to MPSERLLPRLFLILLVAVLALAGLQWRHGAPLSANLMELVPGNTPDALELKAEQRMQEPLNREMLVLVGHADRQKAVAVAQQLGERWQASGLFEKVQWNLQADLPALREQLLRGRLAMLSAKDREQLIEQPAAFIQQRVQALFDPFTGFSLVPSQDDWLGLTGRIQNSQPQHGSVQLDIGSGALIADADGKSWVLLRARTTGNAFDMKLPVQVADLLQASRTQASEQGAQLLAASGLLYAANGQQQATREITWVGGGATLGILLLLLLAFRRWRVLLAFVPVLVGMLFGAVACVALFGHMHVMTLVLGSSLIGVAVDYPLHYLSKSWSLQPWRSWPALRLTLPGLSLSLATSCIGYLALAWTPFPALTQIAVFSAAGLVGAYLSAVCLLPALLKGVDLRPAQWPLSIAEGLWLLRAALIKRVPSPLLLALVLLFCAGGLWHLNSKNDIRQWIGAPPQLLQEAQAVARITGFQPTSQFFLVRADNQQQLLERQAALGQRLDQLVNMDKLQGYLALNQLVNLPAEQQQLRDALNQLPQHWQPLLDLGVPAGALQAEVAQLQALPTEDIDAALVGPLAEPWRTLWLGPVDGGVAAMVSLQGLNNPALLRVQALDLPGVQLVDRLGDLNRVFADTQISAAELKLMSCVLIVLLLILPFGVGGALRIVALPLLAALCSLASLGWLGQPLTLFSLFGLLLVTAISVDYAILMREQIGGAAVSLLGTLLAALTTWLSFGLLAVSSTPAVSNFGLSVSLGLAFSFMLAPWAGHQKHAL from the coding sequence TTGCCCAGTGAGCGCCTGCTGCCGCGCCTGTTCCTGATCCTGCTGGTGGCCGTGCTGGCCCTGGCCGGCTTGCAGTGGCGCCATGGCGCGCCGCTGTCGGCCAACCTGATGGAACTGGTGCCGGGCAATACGCCGGACGCGCTGGAGCTCAAGGCCGAACAGCGCATGCAGGAACCGCTGAACCGCGAGATGCTGGTGCTGGTGGGGCATGCCGATCGGCAAAAAGCCGTGGCGGTCGCGCAACAATTGGGCGAGCGCTGGCAGGCCAGCGGGCTGTTTGAAAAGGTGCAGTGGAACCTGCAAGCCGACTTGCCGGCGCTGCGCGAGCAACTGCTGCGCGGGCGCCTGGCAATGCTCTCGGCCAAGGACCGCGAGCAACTGATCGAGCAACCCGCGGCGTTTATCCAGCAGCGTGTACAGGCACTGTTCGACCCCTTCACCGGGTTCAGCCTGGTGCCCAGCCAGGACGACTGGCTGGGCCTGACCGGACGCATTCAGAACAGCCAGCCGCAGCACGGTTCGGTGCAACTGGACATCGGCAGCGGCGCGTTGATCGCCGATGCCGACGGCAAAAGCTGGGTGCTGCTGCGTGCGCGCACCACCGGCAACGCCTTTGATATGAAACTGCCGGTGCAAGTGGCGGATTTGCTCCAGGCCAGCCGCACGCAGGCCAGTGAGCAAGGCGCGCAGCTGCTCGCCGCCAGCGGCTTGCTCTATGCCGCTAATGGGCAACAACAAGCGACGCGGGAAATCACCTGGGTCGGCGGCGGCGCCACCCTGGGCATCCTGTTGCTGCTGTTGCTCGCCTTCCGCCGCTGGCGCGTGTTGCTGGCATTTGTGCCGGTGCTGGTGGGCATGCTGTTTGGCGCGGTGGCCTGTGTGGCGCTGTTCGGCCATATGCATGTGATGACCCTGGTGCTGGGCTCCAGCCTGATCGGCGTGGCGGTGGATTACCCGCTGCACTATCTATCCAAAAGCTGGAGCCTGCAGCCCTGGCGCAGTTGGCCGGCGTTGCGCCTGACGCTGCCGGGGTTGAGCCTGAGCCTGGCCACCAGTTGCATCGGCTACCTGGCGTTGGCCTGGACGCCGTTCCCGGCGTTGACGCAAATCGCGGTGTTCTCTGCCGCAGGTCTGGTCGGCGCCTACTTGTCGGCCGTGTGCCTGTTGCCCGCGCTGCTCAAGGGCGTGGACCTGCGCCCGGCGCAATGGCCGCTGAGTATCGCCGAAGGCCTGTGGCTGTTGCGCGCCGCCTTGATCAAACGCGTACCGAGCCCGCTGCTGCTGGCACTGGTGCTGCTGTTCTGCGCGGGCGGCCTGTGGCACTTGAACAGCAAAAACGATATCCGCCAATGGATCGGCGCCCCGCCGCAGTTGCTCCAAGAGGCGCAGGCCGTGGCGCGCATCACCGGGTTCCAGCCCACCAGCCAGTTTTTCCTGGTGCGCGCGGATAACCAGCAGCAGTTGCTGGAACGCCAGGCGGCCTTGGGTCAACGCCTGGACCAACTGGTGAACATGGACAAGTTGCAGGGCTACCTGGCGCTCAATCAACTGGTCAACTTGCCCGCCGAGCAGCAACAGTTGCGTGATGCGCTGAACCAGCTGCCGCAACACTGGCAACCGCTGCTGGACCTTGGCGTGCCCGCCGGCGCCTTGCAGGCCGAAGTTGCGCAGCTGCAAGCGCTGCCCACCGAAGACATCGACGCCGCGCTGGTTGGCCCGCTCGCCGAACCCTGGCGCACACTGTGGCTCGGCCCGGTGGACGGCGGCGTGGCGGCGATGGTCAGCCTGCAAGGCTTGAACAACCCGGCGTTGCTGCGCGTGCAGGCGCTGGATTTGCCCGGCGTGCAATTGGTCGATCGCCTGGGCGACTTGAACCGGGTGTTCGCCGACACGCAGATCAGCGCGGCGGAATTGAAATTGATGTCGTGCGTGCTGATCGTGCTGTTGCTGATCCTGCCATTCGGCGTTGGCGGTGCCTTGCGCATCGTCGCCCTGCCGTTGCTGGCCGCGCTGTGCAGCCTGGCCAGCCTGGGTTGGCTGGGCCAGCCGCTGACCCTGTTCAGCCTGTTTGGCCTGCTGTTGGTCACGGCCATCAGCGTCGACTACGCGATCTTGATGCGCGAGCAAATCGGCGGCGCTGCCGTGAGCCTTTTGGGAACGCTGTTGGCGGCGCTGACGACCTGGTTGTCGTTTGGCCTGCTGGCGGTGTCGAGTACGCCAGCTGTGAGCAATTTCGGCTTGTCGGTCAGCCTGGGCCTGGCGTTCAGCTTTATGCTGGCGCCGTGGGCCGGGCATCAGAAGCACGCCTTATGA
- a CDS encoding outer membrane lipoprotein carrier protein LolA — translation MVVNDNANRLTLRSALRYIAGKPAPTRILLILLLSIPGLAHAFDLQQLSDQLAKPSVIHGTFTQEKHLRALPQPLVSKGTFVLAKDHGLLWLLKTPLQQDYRISAQGIARRDANGWQLLPNKSAGAEQNRLFLAVLQGDSSGLQRDFEMQLQGEANKWKLTLIPRSLLLKQVFTQINIDGGELVQTIQLLETQGDSTVLRMQDSTADQPLSDAEQHDFAQ, via the coding sequence ATGGTCGTTAACGATAACGCGAACCGCCTGACACTGCGCAGCGCCCTCAGGTACATCGCGGGCAAGCCCGCTCCCACAAGGATCCTGCTAATCCTGTTGTTGAGCATTCCAGGCCTGGCCCACGCTTTTGATCTACAGCAGCTCAGCGATCAACTGGCAAAACCGTCCGTCATTCACGGCACCTTCACCCAGGAAAAACACCTGCGCGCCCTGCCCCAGCCCCTGGTCAGCAAAGGCACCTTCGTGCTCGCCAAAGATCACGGCCTGCTGTGGCTGCTGAAAACGCCGCTGCAACAGGACTACCGCATCAGCGCCCAGGGCATTGCCCGGCGCGATGCCAACGGCTGGCAACTGCTGCCGAACAAGAGCGCCGGTGCCGAGCAGAACCGTCTGTTCCTCGCGGTACTCCAGGGTGACAGCAGCGGCCTGCAGCGCGACTTCGAAATGCAACTGCAAGGCGAAGCCAACAAGTGGAAGCTGACGCTGATCCCACGCTCACTGCTGCTCAAACAGGTCTTCACCCAAATCAATATCGACGGCGGCGAGCTGGTGCAGACCATCCAACTGCTGGAAACCCAAGGCGACAGCACCGTGCTGCGCATGCAGGACAGCACGGCCGACCAACCGTTGAGCGATGCGGAGCAACATGACTTTGCCCAGTGA
- a CDS encoding acyl-CoA thioesterase: MRSQGVLHCDTEILVPFFDVDTMNVVWHGHYVKYLEVARCALLDKLGHNYTAMLESGYAWPVIDMQLRYVRGAVFGQTINVRASLVEWENRLKVNYLITDLASGERLTRASTVQVAVEIASREMQLASPKIFTDAVERALKC, encoded by the coding sequence ATGCGTAGCCAGGGCGTGCTGCATTGCGACACTGAAATCCTCGTGCCGTTTTTCGACGTCGACACCATGAACGTCGTCTGGCACGGGCATTACGTGAAGTACCTGGAAGTGGCGCGCTGCGCGCTGCTGGACAAGCTCGGCCACAACTACACGGCAATGCTCGAATCCGGCTACGCCTGGCCGGTGATCGACATGCAACTGCGCTACGTGCGCGGCGCGGTGTTCGGCCAGACGATCAATGTGCGCGCCAGTTTGGTGGAGTGGGAGAACCGTTTGAAGGTCAATTACCTGATCACCGATTTGGCCAGCGGCGAACGCCTGACCCGCGCCAGCACCGTGCAAGTGGCGGTGGAAATCGCCAGCCGCGAGATGCAACTCGCCTCCCCCAAAATATTTACAGACGCCGTAGAAAGGGCCCTGAAATGCTGA
- a CDS encoding HAL/PAL/TAL family ammonia-lyase, which translates to MTTHLEPVTFGERALRIEDVLALANRQAPTQLQGDAAYRQRIAKGAQFLDSLLDKEGVIYGVTTGYGDSCVVAVPLQHVEALPRHLYTFHGCGLGKLLDAQATRAVLAARLQSLCHGVSGVRVELLERLHAFLEHDVLPLIPEEGSVGASGDLTPLSYVAATLSGEREVMFRGERRQAADVHRELGWEPLVLRPKEALALMNGTAVMTGLACLAFARADYLLQLATRITALNVVALQGNPEHFDERLFAAKPHPGQMQVAAWLRKDLAIDAPTAPLHRLQDRYSLRCAPHVLGVLADSLNWLRSFIEIELNSANDNPIIDAEEERVLHGGHFYGGHIAFAMDSLKTLVANVADLLDRQLALLVDVRYNHGLPSNLSGAPADRAMINHGFKAVQIGTSAWTAEALKNTMPASVFSRSTECHNQDKVSMGTIAARDAIRVLELTEQVAAATLLAANQGVWLRAQAEDERALPPALAAMHAELAKDFPPVIEDRALEGELRLCLKRIAEQHWRLHA; encoded by the coding sequence ATGACGACGCATCTTGAGCCGGTAACTTTTGGCGAACGCGCTTTGCGCATTGAAGACGTGCTGGCCTTGGCCAACCGTCAGGCGCCCACGCAGTTGCAGGGCGACGCTGCGTACCGCCAGCGCATTGCCAAAGGCGCGCAGTTCCTCGACTCGCTGCTGGACAAGGAAGGCGTGATCTACGGCGTCACCACCGGCTACGGCGACTCGTGCGTGGTGGCCGTGCCGTTGCAGCACGTCGAGGCGTTGCCGCGTCACCTGTACACCTTCCACGGTTGTGGCCTGGGCAAGTTGCTCGACGCCCAAGCCACCCGCGCGGTGCTGGCGGCGCGTTTGCAGTCGCTGTGCCACGGCGTTTCCGGGGTGCGTGTGGAGTTGTTGGAGCGCCTGCACGCGTTTCTCGAACACGATGTGCTGCCGCTGATCCCGGAAGAAGGCTCGGTGGGCGCCAGCGGCGATTTGACGCCGCTGTCCTACGTGGCCGCGACCTTGTCCGGCGAGCGTGAAGTGATGTTCCGTGGTGAACGCCGCCAGGCCGCCGATGTGCACCGCGAACTGGGCTGGGAGCCGCTGGTATTGCGCCCCAAAGAAGCCCTGGCCTTGATGAACGGCACCGCCGTGATGACCGGCCTGGCCTGCCTGGCCTTCGCCCGCGCCGATTACCTGCTGCAACTGGCCACGCGCATCACTGCGCTGAACGTGGTGGCGCTGCAGGGCAACCCGGAACACTTCGACGAGCGCCTGTTCGCCGCCAAGCCGCACCCGGGCCAGATGCAAGTCGCCGCGTGGCTGCGCAAAGACCTGGCGATTGATGCGCCGACCGCGCCGCTGCACCGCCTGCAGGATCGTTATTCGCTGCGCTGCGCCCCCCACGTGCTCGGCGTGTTGGCCGACAGCCTGAACTGGCTGCGCTCGTTTATCGAAATCGAACTGAACAGCGCCAACGACAACCCGATCATCGACGCCGAAGAAGAACGCGTGTTGCACGGCGGGCACTTCTACGGCGGGCACATCGCCTTCGCCATGGACAGCCTCAAGACCTTGGTGGCCAACGTCGCCGACCTGCTCGACCGCCAGCTCGCCTTGCTGGTGGACGTGCGTTACAACCACGGTTTGCCGAGCAACTTGTCTGGCGCACCGGCTGACCGCGCGATGATCAACCACGGCTTCAAGGCCGTGCAGATCGGCACCAGTGCCTGGACCGCCGAAGCGCTGAAAAACACCATGCCGGCCAGCGTGTTCTCGCGCTCCACCGAGTGCCACAACCAGGACAAAGTGAGCATGGGCACCATCGCCGCCCGCGATGCGATCCGCGTGCTGGAGCTGACCGAACAAGTCGCCGCCGCCACCTTACTCGCGGCCAACCAAGGCGTGTGGCTGCGCGCCCAGGCTGAAGATGAACGCGCCCTGCCGCCGGCCTTGGCCGCCATGCATGCAGAACTGGCCAAGGACTTCCCGCCGGTCATCGAAGACCGTGCGCTGGAAGGCGAACTGCGCCTGTGCCTCAAACGTATCGCCGAGCAACACTGGAGGCTGCATGCGTAG